Below is a window of Lujinxingia litoralis DNA.
TCTTCGGCCGCGGAGGCTCCATCTTCTGCACCTTCGAGGGGTTCTCATACCAGGCCACCCCGGCCCGATCGGCCCGATCGAGCTCGGCGATCACCTGCGCCCCCAGCAACAGAATCACCGAGGCCACCTCCATGGAGAGGAGCACGATAATCACCGTGGCCAGCGACCCGTAGATCACGTTCACCAGCGAGATGCTCGTGAAGTACCAGACCATAATATGGCGTACGATCTCCCAGAGTACCGCCGCGGTCAGCCCCCCGATCAGCGCTCGCCGATACGAGATAAAGGGCAGCGGCAGCACCCGGTAAATCGCCCCGAAAAGCAGCGTCAGCCCCACCACCCCCGAGACATAGAGCGCCACGCTGGTCGCCGTATCCAGGCTGAACTCCCAGCCCACCAGGGGCAGCTCGAAGACCTCCCGTGGAATCGCATCGATCGCCGCCGTCACCGCGGTCAACGCCGTGATCGCGATCCCCATCACGCAGATAAAGAGGTAGGGCATCAGCACCGAAACCCACACCGAGCGCCGGGTCGGCTCCTCGGGCTGATCGAAGATCACGTTGAGCGCATTCTCCAGCACCCGAAAGGCAATCGAGCTGAAGAACAGCAGCACCAACAGCCCCACCACCCCGATGACCTCTTTCTGGGCCAGAAAGCCCTCCAGCGCTCGTACCAGCGCCTGGGCCTGCCCCGGGGCCACCAGCCCCAGCTCGACCTGAATCGTCGAGAGCAGAAGCCCCTCATCGATGAAGCTCGAAAAAAAGACCGCGATCAATGCAAAGAGCGGCACCACCGATAGCAGGGTGTTGTAGGAGACCGCTCCGGCCAGAATCAGCCCGTTTTTCTCGCCAAAAAAACGCACCAGCACACGCAGCGCAAAGCGCACCGTATGCCCGGGTACCCCGGGAAGGCCCCGGATCCAGCTGGCGATTTTCGAATTCAGTACGCGTCCTTCGTCGGTCAGGCATAGGAGAGTGACTCGCCGCTCAAGCCGGCATCGTCCCCTCGCCTCATAGCGCGATTGAAGCGCGCTGTCAGCATGTTCGCCTCCCCGACCGCAAACGCGCAAGAGACTTCCTGACCGCGCCCCTCCAGCCGCAGGCCAGGCCTTGTTCGGGCCCGACGCGTTATGCTAGCATCCTCTCCTAATCGATTCTCTGAGGGGCTCCGGCGCCTGTTCCTGGTGTCCGCCATCATTTTTATGGCGAGCAACAAGGGTAGTCTGATGTTTACGTACATACTCAAGACACTGGAGCGTCATCTGCTCAGCCCGGCACGACGCCTGTTTATCTACGAGCAGCTCGACACGATCGCCCGGGAGCACCAACTTCGCGCTCTGCATACCCGCATCGAAAAGGCCCGCCTGCTCGACTCCCTCAACGTCGATCGCTCCACCCGTTGGCGTCTGTGGAATCGCATGGAGCGCACCCACCCCGGACTGATCCTGCGTGCGCTGACCACCGAAGAGCTGCGCGAGGGATCGGAGCGCGGTCAGCAAGAACTTCTCACCCTGGTCTACTTCATCATTCACTCCCCGACGCTGGAGCAGCCCGAGCTGCGCACGCGCCTGCTCAATCCGCTTCTCCAACAGATGCGCCGCCTGGAGCATTACGCCGAGCGCGCGCCCACCCCCGCCGGGGCCGATGAGCCCACACAAAAGAACGCCCGCCCCTCAAAAAACGCCTCCCGGTCATCCAGACCCGCCAGAAAACCCGCTCTGACCCCGGGACCCTCCTCCCTGCACTAAAACGCTGACCGGCTCCGCTCTGTGGTGAGCACATCCACTCTCGCCCGGCAAACTTCCCCGGAGCAGCATCGAGAGTGCCCTTTTCGGTTGCACAAAGTTCAAAGGTTCTTAAACTTCGCACGATTATTTAAGCGGACTCAAACCGCAACGCGAAGTGACCCTCCATGCCGCAAACCGCCACCAAGCCCCTCGCCAGCGACTTCCTCACGCACTTTGAACACGCCCTTGATCAGGCGCTCAAAGACCCACGTCACGCCGGAAAAGAACCGGCCGTGCTGCTGGAGGCCTGCCGCCACCTCTCCTTTGCCTCGGGCGCCAAACGCATGCGCCCGCTCCTCGTCGATCACTTCGGCGCGGCGCTCAACCTGCCGCGAGAGGCCCGCATCGCCCTGGCGATCACCTCCGAACTCATCCACACCGCCAGCCTCCTCCACGACGATGTCGTCGACGAGGGCACCACGCGCCGCGGACTCCCCACCGCCAACGCCCAGTGGAACAACTCGGTGGCAGTACTCGGCGGCGATCTGATGCTCTGCATCGCCCTGGAGCAGCTCTACGACTTCCCCCGCGAAGTCACCTTTGAGGCGGTGACCCTGGTCGCCGAGATGACTCGCGCGGCCATGCGCGAGGTCGATGCTCGTCATGACTCCAGCTGGGGCCTGGATGAATGGGCCGCCATCGCCCACGGAAAAACCGGCGCCCTGCTGGCCTTCTGCGGCACCGCCTCGGCCCGGGTGGCCGGCCGCTCCGAACTCATCGAGCGTCTGGGCCTCTGCGGCCACCACCTGGGACTGGCCTTCCAGATCACCGACGATCTCATCGACGTGGTCGGCCATCCCATCGACATCGGCAAAGATCGCCTGGCTGACCTGCGCAACCGCAACCCTTCCTACCCCATCGCCCTGGCTCGCAGCTCCAACGCCGACTTCGCCCGCGCGCTGGAGCAGCTCTGGCAGCGCGACGACCTGGCCGAAGAAGACGTCCAGCGCTTTGGCGCCTGGATCGTCGAGCTGGGCTGCGCACAACAGACCCTGGCCACCGTCGAAGACCATCTCGATCGGGCCATGGACGCACTCGGTGAGTTTCAGCACGGCCCCGGCGGCGAACATATCGCCCAGTGGGCCACTCAGCTCCGGACCCAGGCTCGCTGGAGTCTGGAGAAACGATGAAGGGCTACAACTACCGCACCTCCGACAACCCTCCGACCACCTCGCTCCCGCTGTGGGAGGCGCTGGTCACCGATGCGGTAGGCGACGTCATCGAATTCTGGGGCTTTAAGCGCAACCACGGCCGGGTCTGGGCCCTGCTCTACCTGCGCCGCGTCCCCATGAACTCCTCCGAGATTCAGGATGCCCTGGAACTCTCCAAGGGGGCGGTCTCCATGATCACCCGGGACCTCGAACTGTGGAACGTGGTCCGAAGGGTGCGTCAGGCCTCCAGCTCCGCCTGGCACTTTGTTGCCGAGGTGGAGTTCATGCAGATGATCACCCAGGTCCTGGAGCAACGCGAAGGGCAGCTCATCTCCCGCGTGGCCACCGACCTCAAAGACGCCGGGCGCCTGGCCGCCGAACACCCGGATGTCGACGACGAGACCCTTGAGCGCATCGAACGCATGCGCCGCCTTGCTGCCATGATCCAGCAGGCTCTGGCGATCTTCGCCAAGACCGCCCGGCTCGACGTAAGCAACACCCGCGATCTGCTCTGAGCCCTGCGCGCCCCCCCGCCCAGAGAGGGCCGCGTACCTTGCGGGGAAGAGGGCCCCGCACCGGCCGGTGGTCAGGCCACACACCTTGCGCTATGAGTCTAAGGGAAGGAATGCATTGTCCCTGCGCGTTGTAAGGCACTCCTGGCGGCCCCTCGCCAGGGCGCCCGGCACCCTTTCGCCGTGACACACCGACCGACTGACCACTTGCGACGAGCACTCATGGCCACCGATCTCAACCCCGACGCCCTCGACCCCGCCCTCGACGACGAGCTCGCCGCGGTCGAACAGCTTGCCCAGGCCCGCGACGCCATCATCGCCCAGGTCCGAAAGCGTATCTTCGGACAGGATGAGCTCATTGAGCACCTGCTCATTGCCATCTTCGCCCGCGGCCACTGCCTGCTGATGGGGGTCCCCGGGCTGGCAAAGACCTACCTGATCGCCACCCTCTCCCAGGTGCTGGATCTGGACTTTAACCGCATCCAGTTCACCCCCGACCTGATGCCCGCCGACATCACCGGTACCGATATCCTGGAAGAAGATCAGGCCACCGGAAAGCGCGTCTTCAAGTTCTTGCAGGGCCCCGTCTTCACCAACCTGCTCCTGGCCGACGAGATCAACCGCACCCCGCCCAAGACCCAGGCCGCCCTCCTGCAGTCGATGGCCGAATACCGGGTCTCGGCAGGGGGCACCACCTACGAGCTGGATCTGCCCTTTCTGGTCTTTGCCACCCAGAACCCCATTGAGCAGGAAGGCACCTACCCCCTGCCCGAGGCTCAGCTCGACCGCTTTATGTTCCACCTCAAGGTCGACTACCCCGATCTCGAAGACGAACTGGCCATCGTCCGAAACACCACCACCAATCACAAACCACCCATTGAAAAGGTGCTCAACGCCGAGACCATCCTCCGCCTCCAGGAGCTGGTGCTCAAGGTCCCGGTCTCCGACGAGGTCGTGGCCTACGCCGTCAACCTGGTGCGCAAGACGCGCCCCAATGACCCCAGCGCTCCCGAGGTGGTTCAGCGCTACGTCAGCTTCGGGGCCGGCCCGCGCGCCGGTCAGGCGATCATCCTGGCCGGCAAAGCCCGCGCCCTCCTCGATGGCCGCCTCACCGTGTCCACCGAAGACATCGACTACCTGGCCCCCTCGATCCTTCGCCACCGCCTGCTGACCAACTTCCAGGCCGAGGCCCAGGGGCTGACCCCCGAGAAGATCATCGCCCAGATCGTGGCCGGCTGAGCGCGGCATCGGCTCTCCTCCCACGACTCACTCCCCCCGGATGGGCTCCGCTCCATGGTTGACGCGTTACGACAAACCTACCTGAACCCCGCCACCCTCGATCAGCTCGGCGACATGCACGTGCGTGCTCGCCAGCTGGCCCAGGGGGTGATCGCCGGTCTGCACCGCTCGCCACACCGCGGCGGCTCGGTGGAGTTCTCCGAGTACACCGAGTACTCCGCCGGTCAGGAACTGCGCCGGGTCGACTGGAAGGTCTACGGCAAAAGCGACAAATACTACGTCAAACAATTCGAAGATGAGACCAACCTTCAGGCCTTCCTGCTGATGGACGGCTCCGGCTCCATGGCCTTTCAGAGCGAACTGGGCCCGCTGAGCAAGCTCGATCACGCCCGCTACGTGGCCGCCACCCTGGCCTACCTTTTCATCCGACAGGGCGACGCCGTCGGCGCGCTGGGCTTTGCCGAAACCCCCGGGGCGTTTTTGCCGGCGGCCTCCCGCGGCAAGCACCTCGACGACATCTTCTACCTGCTCGACAACCTCCCGGCCTCCGGCCCGACCGCCCTGGACGCCAGCCTGCGCCAGATCGCCGAACGCGCCCGCCGACGCAGCCTGGTACTCATCTTCAGCGACCTCCTCGACGCCAGCGAGCGCACCGAAGAGCTGCTGCGAGTGCTCGCCAGCCGCAACTTCGATGTCGCCGTCTTCCAGGTGCTCGACCCCGCCGAACTCTCCCTGCCCTACGAAGGTTTAAGCCTCTTCGAGGGCCTGGAAGACGATGGCGAACTCCTGGCCGATCCCGACGACCTGCGAGACCGCTACATCCAGACGATGCGCGCCCATAATCAACGCCTCGAAGAGCTCTGCACCGGCGCCAACATCGCCTACCTGCGCTACGACACCACCCGGCCCATTGAGCGCGTCTGTCAGGACTTCTTAAGGGGGCGCGGATGAACTTCGTCCAACCTCTCTTTCTGGTGGGGCTGCTGGCCGCGGCGCTTCCGCTGCTTATCCACCTTTTTAATCGCCGCAAGGCCGTGCGCCGCCCCTTCCCGGCGCTGCGTCTGCTCCAGGCCTCCCACCAGCGCAGCGCGCGCAGCATCAAGGTGCGCCAGCGCGTCTTGCTGGCGCTGCGCATGGCCGCCGTCGCCGCCCTGGCCCTGGCCCTGGCCAAACCCTTCTTCCTGAGTTCCTCCGGCATGACCGCCGAGGAGCGCATGCCCACCGCCGTGGCCCTGGTCATCGAAGATGGTCTGGCCATGCAACACGAGGGCTGGATGAAACGGGCTCGCGAACAGGCCTCGGAGCTCGTCGACGACCTCCGCCCCTGGGATCAGGTCGTGCTGGTGCGCAGCAGCGGCCCCGACGAGGAACGCCTCACCGAAGATCACGGCCAGGTGAGCGAGCAGCTCGACGAGCTGCGCGCCTCCGACAACCCCGGCGATCTGGGCCACGCGCTCAGCCGCGCCTCCACGCTGCTCTCGGGCTCACAGCTGCCCAACCGCCGCCTGGTGGTCATCGGCTCACTCACCGAAGGAGCCTTTGCCCAAGACCCGGCTGAACTCGACATTGTTCACCCCCTCCAGCTCTTCTCCGTGCGTGATGAGGGCGACGAGCCCACCCCCAATCTGGCCATCACCGGGGTGCGCTACGAACAGGAAGGCAGCGGCGAACAGGGCGCCTGGAACATCACCGCCACCATTGCCAACTTCGGCCCCGACGACGCCACCGACGTGCAGGCCCAGCTGCGGGTGGGAGACTCGGTGGTCGGCGGCCAGCAGCTCTCGGTGCCCGCCGGCCAGGAGACCCGCGT
It encodes the following:
- a CDS encoding polyprenyl synthetase family protein, translating into MPQTATKPLASDFLTHFEHALDQALKDPRHAGKEPAVLLEACRHLSFASGAKRMRPLLVDHFGAALNLPREARIALAITSELIHTASLLHDDVVDEGTTRRGLPTANAQWNNSVAVLGGDLMLCIALEQLYDFPREVTFEAVTLVAEMTRAAMREVDARHDSSWGLDEWAAIAHGKTGALLAFCGTASARVAGRSELIERLGLCGHHLGLAFQITDDLIDVVGHPIDIGKDRLADLRNRNPSYPIALARSSNADFARALEQLWQRDDLAEEDVQRFGAWIVELGCAQQTLATVEDHLDRAMDALGEFQHGPGGEHIAQWATQLRTQARWSLEKR
- a CDS encoding DUF58 domain-containing protein, with amino-acid sequence MVDALRQTYLNPATLDQLGDMHVRARQLAQGVIAGLHRSPHRGGSVEFSEYTEYSAGQELRRVDWKVYGKSDKYYVKQFEDETNLQAFLLMDGSGSMAFQSELGPLSKLDHARYVAATLAYLFIRQGDAVGALGFAETPGAFLPAASRGKHLDDIFYLLDNLPASGPTALDASLRQIAERARRRSLVLIFSDLLDASERTEELLRVLASRNFDVAVFQVLDPAELSLPYEGLSLFEGLEDDGELLADPDDLRDRYIQTMRAHNQRLEELCTGANIAYLRYDTTRPIERVCQDFLRGRG
- a CDS encoding YihY/virulence factor BrkB family protein, which codes for MRFALRVLVRFFGEKNGLILAGAVSYNTLLSVVPLFALIAVFFSSFIDEGLLLSTIQVELGLVAPGQAQALVRALEGFLAQKEVIGVVGLLVLLFFSSIAFRVLENALNVIFDQPEEPTRRSVWVSVLMPYLFICVMGIAITALTAVTAAIDAIPREVFELPLVGWEFSLDTATSVALYVSGVVGLTLLFGAIYRVLPLPFISYRRALIGGLTAAVLWEIVRHIMVWYFTSISLVNVIYGSLATVIIVLLSMEVASVILLLGAQVIAELDRADRAGVAWYENPSKVQKMEPPRPKKTRESKRRRVRTRRRRRDSEG
- a CDS encoding AAA family ATPase translates to MATDLNPDALDPALDDELAAVEQLAQARDAIIAQVRKRIFGQDELIEHLLIAIFARGHCLLMGVPGLAKTYLIATLSQVLDLDFNRIQFTPDLMPADITGTDILEEDQATGKRVFKFLQGPVFTNLLLADEINRTPPKTQAALLQSMAEYRVSAGGTTYELDLPFLVFATQNPIEQEGTYPLPEAQLDRFMFHLKVDYPDLEDELAIVRNTTTNHKPPIEKVLNAETILRLQELVLKVPVSDEVVAYAVNLVRKTRPNDPSAPEVVQRYVSFGAGPRAGQAIILAGKARALLDGRLTVSTEDIDYLAPSILRHRLLTNFQAEAQGLTPEKIIAQIVAG
- a CDS encoding GbsR/MarR family transcriptional regulator, which encodes MKGYNYRTSDNPPTTSLPLWEALVTDAVGDVIEFWGFKRNHGRVWALLYLRRVPMNSSEIQDALELSKGAVSMITRDLELWNVVRRVRQASSSAWHFVAEVEFMQMITQVLEQREGQLISRVATDLKDAGRLAAEHPDVDDETLERIERMRRLAAMIQQALAIFAKTARLDVSNTRDLL